Genomic window (Octopus bimaculoides isolate UCB-OBI-ISO-001 chromosome 28, ASM119413v2, whole genome shotgun sequence):
TACAGATAATATTAGTGGGATTGCTTCTTCCCCTTATGAACACATTTGTGATAAGCTAAGTTGTTATGTTGAGTGAATGACCTACCGCAGATATCACaaagatatggcttctctcctgtatggagaCATTTGTGAGAAATTAAGGTGCCATGTTGAGTGAATGAcctaccacagatgtcacaatgatgTGGCTTCTCTCCCATATGGATAAGTCTGTGTTTAGATAAATTAGAACtcatagagaatgatttaccacagatatcacagtgatgtagCTTCTCTCTTGTATGGAAACGTTTGTGAGTAGCTAAGTTGCCAccacgagagaatgatttaccacagatatcacagtgatatggtgactctcctgtatgaatacatttgtgattAGTCAAGCTATCTgtccgagagaatgatttaccacaaatgtcacagtgaaatggcttctccccaGTATGAGTACGCTTGTGTCTAGTGAAGTTTATGGCTgaagggaatgatttaccacagacaccaCAATGACAttgcttttctcctgtatggataTATCTGTGAGTAATTAAGTTACTCTttatagaaaatgatttaccacagatgtcacaagtatatggtctctctcctgaaTGAATACTTTTGTGTACAGTTAGGTTACTATTTACAGAGAAAGATTTCTTACAGATGTCGcattgatatggcttctctccggtatgaatacgtttatggtAAGTTAAAGAACTGTagccagaaaatgatttaccgcagatattACAGGTATATGGTGTCTCTCctgcatgaatacgtttgtgagaagttaaagtactactttgagagaatgatttactacagatgttACATTGGTacggcttctcccctgtatgaacacgtttgtgggACTTTAAAACACTTTGGTCTGAGAATGAtgtaccacagacatcacagtgatacggtttctctccggTATGAAGACGTTTGTGCTTAGTCAAGTTATgctttcgagagaatgatttaccacaaatatcacagtgaaatggcttttctccagtatgaacacgtttgtgagaaTTCAAAGTACTTTGGTCAGAGAATGATGTACcgcagacatcacaatgataaggcttctctccggtatgaatacgtttgtgtgtagtcaagctatttttttgagagaatgatttaccacagatgtcacagtgatatggcgtctctccagtatgaattcgTTTGTGGGTAGTTAAGTTACTGGCtgaagagaatgatttatcacagacatcacaatgatatggattctctcctgtatggatatgTTGTTGACTAATTAAGTCACTActtacagaaaatgatttaccacagatgtcacagtgaaatggcttctcccctgtgtgaatacgtttgtgtctattCAAGTGACCCTTTTGAGAGAAGGACTTTTTACAGACATCGCAGTCATGTgataatttttgtttctctttttctctatcttctgGAAAAATCTCTTCCttcactttctcactcttttccattatttttctatgaacttcacctttttctctttttttttttgcttctatagtcttttgtttacaaatatttcaccTGCTGTCTTTCTGTCCAGTGTTACCTTTGTCACAAAACAACTAAATTTATCCACGTTTAATCTGCA
Coding sequences:
- the LOC128251040 gene encoding zinc finger protein OZF-like gives rise to the protein MEKSEKVKEEIFPEDREKEKQKLSHDCDVCKKSFSQKGHLNRHKRIHTGEKPFHCDICGKSFSVSSDLISQQHIHTGENPYHCDVCDKSFSSASNLTTHKRIHTGETPYHCDICGKSFSQKNSLTTHKRIHTGEKPYHCDVCGTSFSDQSTLNSHKRVHTGEKPFHCDICGKSFSRKHNLTKHKRLHTGEKPYHCDVCGTSFSDQSVLKSHKRVHTGEKPYQCNICSKSFSQSSTLTSHKRIHAGETPYTCNICGKSFSGYSSLTYHKRIHTGEKPYQCDICKKSFSVNSNLTVHKSIHSGERPYTCDICGKSFSIKSNLITHRYIHTGEKQCHCGVCGKSFPSAINFTRHKRTHTGEKPFHCDICGKSFSRTDSLTNHKCIHTGESPYHCDICGKSFSRGGNLATHKRFHTREKLHHCDICGKSFSMSSNLSKHRLIHMGEKPHHCDICGRSFTQHGTLISHKCLHTGEKPYLCDICGRSFTQHNNLAYHKCVHKGKKQSH